The Crocosphaera subtropica ATCC 51142 genome includes a window with the following:
- a CDS encoding TspO/MBR family protein translates to MNQSKSTNRLENVVNSVMGVKNPSHSNDSNINIQEFDGKAFFIYLGGTVLQISLMVLALSGMEWVVSQLLVENSPSWLPTAIASVFFAVLTLRSRLFSPLDNTRSSGRYQQVIRPNWAPPPLAFPIIWMTIGVLRVISSVLVWQAVGQNFLALPLIAFVIHLALGDTWNTIFTVEGRLGAAVPVVIIGPWLSAIIVTFIYWQTTMLAGLLIAPSVIWITVACALVYSIWQLNGCEPLYPTKRESEAEC, encoded by the coding sequence ATGAATCAATCAAAGTCAACAAATAGGCTTGAAAATGTGGTTAATTCTGTCATGGGAGTTAAAAACCCATCACACTCAAATGATTCAAATATCAATATTCAAGAATTTGATGGGAAAGCTTTCTTTATCTATTTAGGGGGGACGGTCTTACAAATTAGCTTAATGGTATTGGCTTTGTCTGGGATGGAGTGGGTAGTTAGCCAACTGCTAGTAGAGAATAGTCCGAGTTGGTTGCCAACGGCGATCGCTAGTGTATTTTTCGCCGTGCTAACTCTTCGTTCTCGGCTGTTTTCGCCCTTAGATAATACTCGTAGTAGTGGAAGATATCAGCAAGTCATTCGACCCAATTGGGCCCCTCCTCCACTAGCATTTCCGATTATTTGGATGACTATCGGTGTGTTAAGGGTAATTTCTTCTGTATTAGTGTGGCAAGCTGTTGGACAAAATTTCTTAGCTTTGCCATTAATTGCCTTTGTGATTCATTTAGCATTAGGAGATACCTGGAATACTATTTTCACAGTGGAAGGAAGATTAGGAGCGGCTGTTCCAGTGGTGATTATTGGACCTTGGTTATCAGCCATTATTGTTACTTTTATTTATTGGCAGACAACTATGTTAGCTGGTTTGTTAATTGCACCTTCAGTTATTTGGATTACTGTCGCTTGCGCCCTCGTTTATAGTATTTGGCAATTAAATGGTTGTGAACCTTTGTATCCTACAAAACGGGAAAGCGAAGCAGAATGTTAA
- a CDS encoding GMC family oxidoreductase produces MPFENNYANLVTEKTQAHTRLIRDYDGSNKDFDFIIIGSGMGGGILADDLADRVGQNKRILVLDVGAFIYPTHVYNISRIPNATIGRHFGVDNFKQSPSDTHFIGEKPQLAFGGRSIFWSGLIPEPQSWELEFFPTRVRQDLATTYFNLASERMNTSRSLGQKAKEIVDHFRQSDLNQDFEIQETPRALHQPYLNPDGTPQDRFFVESTGVFNTAELLINQVGLTPGVDQNGNGLFLKLNSFVEAVNSVPFDWYEVKTTDTITGESLSFYSPKVIIAGGSIESPKLINRSSVYQSLPDAVRKRVGWGLSDHPVSGESQAYVSSLGNSRRIPLSRRDDHAKIIFYSRGQRDQNGHVIYPFNIEMNINHEYWHLRNNDPSAESIADDTSKTRIDIKFSFANCLDDENGIFSDPNDGYIPNISFKRFSFLDDLLQSRFPAIAGWTKSPQEFFDLLNRTRDRVFAEFNDLDLITRDYGGGDGNQWPFGWGTVHHACGTLRMPWKANRNANFNEESVVDEDLKIKGTTGLYVCDMSVMPVSTAANPVCTLAGLALRLSEHLG; encoded by the coding sequence ATGCCCTTCGAGAATAATTATGCAAATTTGGTCACAGAAAAAACTCAAGCGCATACTCGCTTGATTCGAGACTACGACGGGAGTAATAAAGATTTTGATTTTATCATCATCGGTTCGGGAATGGGTGGCGGTATCCTAGCTGATGATTTAGCGGATCGAGTAGGCCAAAATAAACGAATTTTGGTATTAGATGTTGGAGCATTCATCTATCCAACTCATGTTTACAATATTAGCCGAATTCCTAACGCCACTATAGGTAGGCATTTCGGGGTTGATAACTTCAAGCAATCACCCAGCGATACGCATTTTATTGGCGAAAAGCCCCAATTAGCTTTTGGGGGACGCTCCATTTTTTGGTCAGGTCTGATTCCAGAGCCTCAAAGTTGGGAACTAGAGTTTTTTCCAACTAGAGTGCGTCAGGATTTAGCTACAACATACTTTAATTTAGCCTCTGAGCGTATGAATACATCCCGTTCTCTAGGGCAAAAGGCAAAAGAAATAGTAGATCATTTTCGCCAAAGTGACCTGAATCAAGATTTTGAAATACAGGAAACTCCTCGTGCATTGCATCAACCCTATCTCAATCCTGATGGGACACCACAGGACAGATTCTTTGTTGAGTCAACGGGTGTATTTAACACGGCTGAACTGCTAATTAATCAGGTGGGATTAACACCGGGAGTTGATCAAAATGGTAATGGGCTTTTTCTCAAGCTTAACAGCTTTGTTGAAGCCGTCAACAGCGTACCCTTTGACTGGTACGAGGTTAAGACTACTGACACAATTACAGGGGAGTCGCTCAGTTTCTATTCTCCCAAAGTCATTATCGCAGGAGGTTCTATAGAAAGCCCCAAGTTAATTAATCGTTCTTCTGTCTATCAAAGTTTACCTGATGCTGTAAGAAAGCGCGTGGGATGGGGCTTAAGCGATCATCCCGTCAGCGGAGAATCACAAGCTTATGTCTCGTCACTTGGTAACAGTCGACGGATTCCCCTGAGTCGTCGTGATGATCACGCCAAAATCATTTTTTATTCACGGGGACAGCGCGATCAAAACGGTCATGTTATCTATCCGTTCAATATTGAGATGAATATTAATCATGAATATTGGCATCTACGAAACAATGATCCGTCTGCTGAATCTATTGCCGATGATACAAGCAAGACTCGCATAGATATAAAGTTTAGCTTTGCTAATTGCCTCGATGATGAAAACGGTATTTTCTCCGACCCTAATGATGGATACATCCCTAACATTAGCTTTAAGCGGTTCTCATTTCTTGATGATTTATTACAGTCACGTTTTCCTGCAATCGCTGGCTGGACAAAAAGCCCACAAGAATTCTTTGATCTCCTTAACAGGACACGAGATCGTGTTTTTGCCGAATTTAACGATTTGGATCTGATTACCAGGGATTACGGCGGTGGGGATGGTAATCAGTGGCCGTTTGGTTGGGGGACAGTACATCATGCCTGTGGCACTCTGCGGATGCCGTGGAAAGCGAACCGCAATGCTAACTTTAATGAGGAATCGGTTGTGGATGAAGACCTCAAGATTAAAGGTACGACCGGTTTATATGTCTGCGATATGTCTGTCATGCCAGTCAGCACTGCTGCCAATCCTGTCTGTACTTTGGCTGGACTGGCGTTGAGGCTATCGGAGCATTTGGGTTAA
- a CDS encoding DUF3386 domain-containing protein, which produces MSATTLDARDLFRAAYENRYTWDKNFPGYTADVTFKNNDRTFTGQARVNGDMSTEVFNIEDEEALNQVKSQLWETAIHRVRRSFEDVHGQNTFRYGDTDESGAVEILMGGKSEGDRYKLRDNEVCHVHRHIHGVVVTIDTFSSHKTEDGYLSHRYDSVYHDPKTGELKAGKRYFEDNYEKVGGYYILTSRIITGEENGETVTQEFGFSNIKLLQPAMV; this is translated from the coding sequence ATGAGTGCAACCACCCTTGATGCTAGAGACTTATTTCGCGCTGCTTACGAAAATCGCTACACTTGGGATAAGAATTTTCCAGGTTATACAGCCGATGTCACCTTTAAGAATAATGATCGCACCTTTACAGGGCAAGCGAGAGTGAATGGCGATATGTCCACAGAAGTCTTTAATATAGAAGACGAAGAAGCCTTAAACCAAGTTAAGTCCCAACTTTGGGAAACGGCCATTCATCGAGTTCGTCGTTCCTTTGAAGATGTTCATGGTCAAAATACTTTTCGCTACGGCGATACCGACGAAAGCGGTGCGGTAGAAATCCTCATGGGAGGCAAATCAGAAGGCGATCGCTATAAACTTCGGGATAATGAGGTGTGTCATGTTCACCGTCATATTCATGGGGTTGTGGTTACCATCGATACTTTCAGTAGTCACAAGACAGAAGACGGCTATCTTTCCCACCGTTATGACTCAGTTTATCATGACCCAAAAACGGGAGAACTGAAGGCCGGGAAGCGTTATTTTGAGGATAATTACGAAAAAGTGGGTGGTTACTATATTTTAACCAGTCGCATCATTACAGGGGAAGAAAACGGAGAAACCGTAACCCAAGAATTCGGATTTTCTAATATTAAGTTATTACAACCAGCAATGGTGTAA